In Pseudomonadota bacterium, the following proteins share a genomic window:
- a CDS encoding rhodanese-like domain-containing protein produces the protein MKSAKVYLEEAHAVVEKMSVPDALKLHGKSEVIFVDVRDSGDIAKSGTVAGALRVPRGFIEFAADDSMSYFNPALSKDKTLCLLCGAGGQAALAGKTLKEMGYTKVFNIGGFSEWKDAGGPVEPH, from the coding sequence ATGAAATCAGCCAAAGTGTATTTAGAAGAAGCCCACGCTGTTGTTGAAAAAATGTCGGTGCCAGACGCTCTCAAACTTCATGGCAAAAGCGAGGTGATTTTCGTGGATGTACGCGACAGCGGCGACATTGCAAAGTCTGGTACTGTTGCTGGCGCATTGCGGGTGCCACGGGGCTTTATTGAATTTGCCGCCGATGATTCGATGAGTTATTTTAATCCAGCTTTGAGCAAGGACAAAACACTTTGCCTTCTTTGTGGTGCCGGTGGGCAAGCTGCCCTGGCTGGTAAAACGCTCAAAGAAATGGGCTACACCAAGGTATTCAATATCGGTGGCTTTAGCGAATGGAAAGACGCTGGTGGGCCGGTAGAGCCTCACTGA
- a CDS encoding DUF1993 domain-containing protein, which translates to MSISHYSATVPVLKQMLLALSDVLKKGEEYAQQRKFDPVTLLQSRLFPDMLPLARQVQIACDFAQSVPSRIAGLEVATYEDTEQSFAELQNRILKTLELISAISAAQLDGTAVKEIVLRPGTPKEKKLTVEDYALKYGMPQFLFHVTTAYNILRHNGIEIGKKDFMGSY; encoded by the coding sequence ATGTCAATTTCTCATTATTCAGCTACGGTTCCTGTTTTAAAGCAGATGCTCTTAGCACTCAGCGATGTGCTAAAAAAAGGCGAAGAGTACGCACAACAGCGAAAATTCGATCCGGTCACTTTATTGCAGTCACGCTTATTCCCAGACATGCTGCCATTGGCACGTCAAGTACAAATCGCCTGCGATTTTGCCCAAAGTGTTCCTTCGCGCATTGCTGGCCTTGAAGTAGCCACCTACGAAGACACCGAGCAAAGTTTTGCCGAGCTGCAAAACCGCATTTTGAAAACGCTAGAACTCATTAGCGCTATTTCCGCTGCGCAACTTGATGGCACCGCGGTAAAAGAGATTGTTTTGCGCCCAGGTACGCCAAAAGAGAAAAAGCTAACTGTTGAAGACTACGCTTTGAAATACGGCATGCCACAATTTCTCTTTCACGTTACAACCGCATACAACATTCTTCGGCACAACGGTATCGAGATTGGAAAAAAAGACTTCATGGGTTCCTACTAA